From the Alloalcanivorax dieselolei B5 genome, one window contains:
- a CDS encoding GFA family protein, protein MMDNLHEVDGVPIRPKHKATCHCGAVEIEFDLPDGLVEVRRCDCSLCRRRGAIVASVPLSGIRILKGDDVLRLYQFNTMTAKHFFCGRCGIYTHHQRRSNPSQYGFNVACLEGINPLKIEGVPTNDGVNHPADRKKI, encoded by the coding sequence ATGATGGATAACCTCCATGAAGTGGACGGTGTGCCGATTCGGCCAAAACACAAGGCGACATGCCATTGTGGAGCGGTGGAGATTGAATTTGATCTCCCCGACGGGCTGGTTGAAGTGCGTAGGTGTGATTGCTCTCTATGTCGACGAAGGGGAGCGATAGTGGCCTCGGTGCCCCTGTCTGGTATCCGGATATTGAAAGGCGATGATGTTCTCAGGCTGTATCAGTTCAACACAATGACGGCGAAGCATTTTTTTTGCGGTCGTTGCGGGATTTATACTCACCATCAAAGACGCTCCAATCCTTCACAGTATGGTTTCAATGTCGCCTGTCTGGAAGGCATTAACCCGTTGAAGATAGAGGGTGTGCCAACCAATGACGGTGTCAATCACCCCGCGGACAGGAAAAAGATCTAG
- a CDS encoding GNAT family N-acetyltransferase produces the protein MNFEIRAEAASDIAAIHGVTAAAFLNAPHTDHTEQFIVDALREAGVLTVSLVAVEMGRVIGQVSLSPVSISDGASGWYGLGPISVSPERQGRGIGSALMKAALSALKEIDAAGCVLLGDPAYYSRFGFKPEAGLILPDVPAEYFQVLPLGPSLPRGVVAYHAAFNAQS, from the coding sequence ATGAACTTCGAAATCCGAGCGGAAGCCGCGTCCGACATTGCGGCCATCCATGGTGTAACGGCGGCTGCGTTTCTGAATGCGCCGCACACGGATCATACCGAGCAGTTCATCGTTGACGCCTTGCGAGAGGCGGGCGTTCTCACCGTATCGTTGGTGGCGGTGGAGATGGGCAGGGTGATCGGCCAGGTGTCGCTATCACCGGTTTCAATTTCGGATGGCGCGTCGGGTTGGTATGGGCTGGGTCCCATCTCGGTTAGCCCGGAGCGCCAGGGACGCGGTATCGGCAGTGCGCTTATGAAGGCGGCGCTGAGCGCGCTGAAGGAGATTGATGCGGCGGGCTGTGTGCTCCTCGGGGATCCCGCTTACTACTCCCGTTTTGGCTTCAAGCCGGAGGCGGGCCTGATTCTGCCCGACGTTCCCGCTGAGTACTTTCAGGTGCTGCCATTGGGGCCATCGTTGCCGCGTGGGGTGGTTGCCTATCATGCCGCTTTCAATGCCCAGAGTTAA